The Streptomyces sp. RKAG293 genome includes a region encoding these proteins:
- a CDS encoding peroxiredoxin-like family protein: protein MSLQDELRDLRDLYENGPRKLPAELLEIMDRGGSELAASGLAEHALGPGARAPRFTLPAADGEQIALDALLAEGPVVLTFYRGAWCPYCNLALRSLQRHQDAVTARGARLVAVSPQIPDETLSLTGKEQLTFTVLSDLGSDVAQRFGIAFDLSDELGEVYDRFGFELQRVNGGHARTLPLPATYVIDRSGVIRWAFVRSDYTVRAEPADILAALDALDPLG, encoded by the coding sequence GTGAGCCTCCAGGACGAGCTGCGCGACCTGCGTGACCTGTACGAGAACGGGCCCCGGAAACTTCCCGCCGAGCTGCTCGAGATCATGGACCGGGGCGGATCCGAGCTCGCCGCGTCCGGCCTGGCCGAGCACGCCCTGGGCCCGGGTGCGCGGGCTCCGCGGTTCACCCTTCCGGCAGCCGACGGCGAGCAGATCGCGCTGGACGCCCTGCTCGCCGAAGGACCCGTGGTCCTCACCTTCTACCGCGGCGCGTGGTGCCCGTACTGCAACCTCGCCCTGCGCTCCCTGCAACGGCACCAGGACGCCGTCACCGCCCGCGGCGCCCGCCTGGTGGCCGTCTCGCCGCAGATCCCGGACGAGACCCTTTCCCTCACCGGGAAGGAGCAACTCACCTTCACCGTTCTCAGCGACCTCGGCTCCGACGTCGCCCAGCGGTTCGGCATCGCGTTCGACCTCTCCGACGAACTGGGCGAGGTGTACGACCGGTTCGGTTTCGAGCTCCAGCGGGTCAACGGCGGCCATGCCCGCACCCTGCCGCTGCCCGCCACCTACGTCATCGACCGCTCCGGCGTCATCCGCTGGGCCTTCGTCAGGTCCGACTACACCGTGCGCGCCGAACCCGCCGACATCCTGGCCGCACTCGACGCCCTGGACCCGCTCGGCTGA
- a CDS encoding DUF1996 domain-containing protein, which yields MSKKDHKRSRLQNKTVAVMTALVLGAGGVAFVAANASAGNSRQDSAKTEQAGAATIACPDVGDKLRDVPDEAKPEVDKNLAQLDAQVADSYKQLSAGQWNKDTSLSELQQKRSGTIAKIDDAISQVAQPPSGLDELSACEMKATDVKPGDTGGGGQDDAVAVEGQQDGQNQAVQNQAVQDQSKKQGKGPSKADFVDITKVRPNVWKPRARAGGSTGSFTSKCGVNANKHLNPDNVIVAPGVSNGAHHMHDYVGNKTTDAFSTNNSLAAAGTTCSNGDQSAYYWPVLRVQNAGQGPDVNAPGGGQDANVGTILQPKTATIRLDGSAVSRVTAMPRFLRIITGDAKAFTNGTANANASWSCTGFENRQLKDKYPICPQGSDVVRTFTFQSCWDGKNIDSANHRTHVAFADRNGACGKGFKAIPQLVERITYSVPQGARIAVDSFPEQLHKPVTDHGDFVDAMSDRLMRQAVNCVNSGRRC from the coding sequence ATGAGCAAAAAGGACCATAAACGCTCCCGCCTGCAGAACAAGACCGTCGCGGTGATGACCGCGCTGGTGTTGGGCGCGGGCGGGGTCGCGTTCGTCGCCGCCAACGCGTCCGCCGGCAACTCGCGGCAGGATTCGGCGAAGACCGAGCAGGCGGGGGCGGCCACGATCGCCTGTCCCGATGTGGGGGACAAGCTGCGTGACGTTCCCGACGAGGCCAAGCCGGAGGTCGACAAGAATCTGGCGCAGCTCGACGCTCAGGTCGCGGACTCGTACAAGCAGCTCTCCGCCGGGCAGTGGAACAAGGACACGTCGCTCAGTGAGCTGCAGCAGAAGCGCAGCGGCACGATCGCGAAGATCGACGACGCGATCTCCCAGGTGGCCCAGCCGCCGTCGGGTCTGGACGAGTTGAGTGCGTGTGAGATGAAAGCCACCGATGTGAAGCCCGGTGACACCGGGGGCGGCGGTCAGGATGACGCCGTCGCCGTCGAGGGCCAGCAGGACGGGCAGAATCAGGCCGTTCAGAACCAGGCGGTGCAGGACCAGAGCAAGAAGCAGGGCAAGGGCCCGTCGAAGGCCGACTTCGTCGACATCACCAAGGTCCGGCCGAACGTGTGGAAGCCCCGTGCCCGTGCCGGCGGGTCGACCGGTTCCTTCACCTCGAAGTGCGGGGTCAACGCGAACAAGCACCTCAACCCGGACAATGTCATCGTCGCTCCGGGTGTGAGCAACGGCGCCCACCACATGCACGACTACGTGGGCAACAAGACCACGGACGCGTTCTCCACCAACAACTCCCTCGCGGCGGCGGGCACGACCTGCAGCAACGGGGACCAGTCGGCCTACTACTGGCCCGTGCTGCGGGTGCAGAACGCCGGGCAGGGCCCGGACGTCAACGCCCCGGGCGGCGGCCAGGACGCCAACGTCGGCACGATCCTGCAGCCGAAGACCGCCACGATCCGCCTCGACGGCAGTGCCGTCAGCCGGGTGACCGCGATGCCGCGCTTCCTGCGGATCATCACGGGCGATGCCAAGGCCTTCACGAACGGCACGGCCAACGCGAACGCTTCGTGGAGCTGCACCGGGTTCGAGAACCGCCAGCTGAAGGACAAGTACCCGATCTGCCCGCAGGGCAGTGACGTGGTGCGTACGTTCACTTTCCAGAGCTGCTGGGACGGCAAGAACATCGACAGTGCCAACCACCGGACCCATGTCGCCTTCGCGGACCGTAACGGTGCGTGCGGCAAGGGGTTCAAAGCGATTCCGCAGCTGGTGGAGCGGATCACCTACAGCGTCCCGCAGGGCGCCCGGATCGCCGTGGACAGTTTCCCCGAGCAGCTGCACAAGCCGGTGACGGACCACGGTGACTTCGTCGACGCGATGTCGGACCGGCTGATGCGGCAGGCGGTGAACTGCGTGAACAGCGGCCGCAGGTGCTGA
- a CDS encoding right-handed parallel beta-helix repeat-containing protein, with the protein MAARRFHQLVGTAVGVAAVGLAAAPPVQAESVLLVSKGQSIQEAVDRAKPGDTVLVLPGTYQESVRVTVPHLTIRGSGDRTVITPPAVPGGNACAAGGYGICVTGTADQPVAGVSIESLAVSGFTKHAINASDTDRLSVRFVLAQDNGQYGISVEKSTRARLSMNRARNNGQAGIFMANLTSGEGGALDTESAMISGNDVSANRIGVVARRVRNLTVENNTMTGNCGGVFVVGDEGTPRAGALSIRLNKVVANNKFCPANSRLPVIQGSGIVLTGVENTTVELNRITDNVGTSPLSGGVVLFPSFTGGPNSGNTVKDNTALRNGPADLSDRDTGLGNTFNGNHCLVSAPAGRC; encoded by the coding sequence ATGGCTGCGCGACGGTTTCATCAACTGGTGGGCACTGCTGTCGGCGTCGCCGCCGTAGGGCTGGCGGCAGCGCCGCCCGTACAGGCGGAGAGCGTACTTCTCGTCAGCAAGGGTCAGTCGATCCAAGAAGCGGTGGACCGGGCGAAACCCGGGGACACGGTCCTGGTGCTGCCGGGCACCTACCAGGAGAGCGTTCGGGTCACGGTCCCGCATCTCACGATCCGCGGGTCCGGCGACCGGACGGTGATCACTCCTCCGGCCGTACCGGGTGGCAACGCCTGCGCCGCGGGGGGTTACGGGATCTGCGTCACCGGAACGGCGGACCAGCCGGTCGCGGGTGTGAGCATCGAGTCGCTGGCGGTCTCCGGGTTCACGAAGCACGCGATCAACGCGTCCGACACCGACCGGTTGAGCGTGCGTTTCGTGCTCGCCCAGGACAACGGCCAGTACGGCATCAGCGTGGAGAAGTCGACCCGCGCCCGGCTGTCCATGAACCGGGCACGGAACAACGGGCAGGCCGGCATCTTCATGGCGAACCTGACCAGCGGAGAAGGCGGCGCCCTGGACACCGAGAGCGCGATGATCAGCGGCAACGACGTCTCCGCGAACCGGATCGGCGTCGTCGCACGGCGGGTCCGCAATCTGACGGTCGAGAACAACACGATGACCGGGAACTGCGGCGGTGTGTTCGTCGTGGGGGACGAGGGGACGCCGAGGGCCGGAGCCCTCAGCATCCGTCTCAACAAGGTGGTGGCGAACAACAAGTTCTGCCCGGCGAACAGCCGGCTGCCGGTCATCCAGGGCTCCGGAATCGTCCTGACCGGCGTGGAGAACACGACCGTGGAGCTGAACAGGATCACCGACAACGTCGGGACCTCGCCGCTGTCCGGCGGCGTCGTGCTGTTCCCGAGCTTCACGGGCGGTCCCAACTCGGGGAACACCGTCAAGGACAACACGGCGCTCCGCAACGGTCCGGCCGATCTGTCCGACCGGGACACCGGCCTCGGCAACACCTTCAACGGAAACCACTGTCTGGTCTCAGCACCGGCGGGCCGCTGCTGA
- a CDS encoding glycoside hydrolase family 16 protein: MRRVPLTVFSALLLLVAGALGLSVSGGSAAAAPAPPAGWTTVFSDDFSGASGSGLNRANWLYDIGTNYNYPGAAANWGTGELETATDSTANVYQDGAGHLVIKPIKDAGGHWTSGRIETQRTDFAAPAGGQLQISASIQQPNPAHGLGYWPAFWAMGAAARPVGATNWPNIGELDIMEDVNALSQHSTTFHCGVWAGECHDPDGISSGLQACGGCQTGFHTYSVIVDRTNTAAEQLRFYLDGNLTYQVSQNQVSTGTWQAAVDHGFFAIFDVAIGGSYPNKVCGCTSPSADITSGAGMSVDWFGVYQTNGGGTTTGGTTTGGTTTGGTTTGGTTTGGTTTGGTTGGGTSSPDYSASATRINATQARISFTPTTAAQYVDVHYLVNGAGQQNFRMANNAGTWTQTVSQLSAGAVISYWFTYEKNGPQYDTPHFSYTQS, encoded by the coding sequence ATGCGGCGTGTTCCGCTCACTGTCTTCAGTGCCCTGCTCCTGCTGGTCGCCGGCGCCCTGGGCCTGTCCGTGTCGGGCGGTTCGGCCGCCGCGGCGCCTGCTCCTCCGGCCGGCTGGACCACGGTCTTCAGCGACGACTTCAGCGGCGCGTCGGGCAGCGGTCTCAACAGGGCCAACTGGCTCTACGACATCGGTACCAACTACAACTATCCGGGTGCGGCGGCGAACTGGGGGACCGGTGAACTGGAGACGGCGACCGATTCGACGGCCAACGTCTACCAGGACGGTGCGGGACACCTGGTGATCAAGCCGATCAAGGACGCCGGCGGGCACTGGACCTCCGGCCGGATCGAGACCCAGCGCACCGACTTCGCGGCCCCGGCCGGCGGTCAGCTGCAGATCAGCGCATCCATCCAGCAGCCCAACCCGGCGCACGGACTGGGTTACTGGCCGGCGTTCTGGGCGATGGGCGCCGCGGCCCGCCCGGTGGGTGCGACCAACTGGCCGAACATCGGCGAGCTGGACATCATGGAGGACGTCAACGCGCTGAGTCAGCACTCGACCACCTTCCACTGCGGTGTCTGGGCCGGCGAGTGCCATGACCCGGACGGCATCAGCAGCGGTCTGCAGGCGTGCGGCGGCTGCCAGACCGGGTTCCACACGTACTCGGTGATCGTGGACCGTACCAACACCGCCGCCGAGCAGCTGCGGTTCTACCTCGACGGCAATCTGACCTATCAGGTCAGTCAGAACCAGGTGTCGACCGGTACGTGGCAGGCGGCCGTCGACCACGGGTTCTTCGCCATCTTCGATGTGGCGATAGGTGGTTCGTACCCGAACAAGGTCTGTGGCTGTACCTCGCCCTCGGCGGACATCACGTCGGGCGCCGGTATGAGTGTCGACTGGTTCGGTGTCTACCAGACCAACGGCGGGGGCACCACCACCGGCGGGACGACGACCGGTGGGACGACCACCGGCGGGACGACGACCGGCGGCACCACCACCGGCGGCACCACCACCGGCGGGACCACGGGCGGCGGCACCTCGTCACCCGACTACTCGGCGAGTGCGACCCGGATCAATGCCACTCAGGCGCGGATCTCCTTCACGCCGACCACGGCCGCGCAGTACGTGGACGTGCACTATCTGGTCAACGGGGCGGGTCAGCAGAACTTCCGGATGGCCAACAACGCGGGTACCTGGACGCAGACCGTCAGTCAGCTTTCCGCGGGCGCGGTCATCAGCTACTGGTTCACCTACGAGAAGAACGGTCCGCAGTACGACACTCCGCACTTCAGCTACACACAGAGCTGA
- a CDS encoding beta-1,3-glucanase family protein codes for MRRTPLPRRDRPRRRWSSGATALVSAVVLVLAGLFGLTAVAGSAAAGPSDYTQSVTATGSGQLTTGGLVQPAVQNPSDPNRNILFNWSEYTLNDSGLWIDSTQVDMFSAPYAVAVQSTTGAGQTTGHLKPGGYTAVLNALRGQPGGWGGLIRTAPDGSVLRAPAPGHGIESGALSSGVLDDYINRVWQKYAASTLTVTPFADQPNTKYFGRVPGNVMNFTNTSGAVVTSFQKPDADSVFGCYKLLDAPNDLVRGPISRTLCAGFNRSTLLVNPSQPDASSANFHQDAVTDQYARFIHAQTADGNAYAFAFDDVGHHESLVHDGSPQQAALLLDSFS; via the coding sequence ATGCGCAGAACCCCACTTCCGCGCCGTGATCGGCCCCGACGGCGCTGGAGCAGCGGCGCCACCGCACTCGTCTCCGCCGTCGTCCTGGTGCTCGCGGGACTGTTCGGTCTCACCGCCGTCGCGGGGAGCGCGGCGGCCGGCCCGTCCGACTACACCCAGAGCGTCACCGCCACCGGTTCCGGTCAGTTGACCACCGGCGGGCTGGTGCAGCCCGCGGTGCAGAACCCGAGCGACCCGAACCGCAACATCCTGTTCAACTGGTCGGAGTACACGCTCAACGACAGCGGGCTGTGGATCGACAGCACTCAGGTCGACATGTTCTCCGCGCCGTACGCGGTCGCGGTGCAGTCCACCACGGGGGCCGGCCAGACCACGGGCCATCTGAAGCCCGGCGGTTACACCGCGGTCCTCAACGCGCTGCGGGGCCAGCCCGGCGGCTGGGGCGGGCTGATCCGGACGGCGCCGGACGGTTCGGTCCTGCGGGCGCCGGCGCCGGGGCACGGCATCGAGTCCGGTGCGCTGTCCAGCGGCGTCCTCGACGACTACATCAACCGGGTGTGGCAGAAGTACGCGGCCTCGACGCTGACCGTGACGCCCTTCGCCGACCAGCCGAACACGAAGTACTTCGGCCGGGTGCCGGGGAACGTCATGAACTTCACCAACACCTCAGGGGCGGTCGTCACCAGCTTCCAGAAGCCGGACGCCGACAGTGTCTTCGGCTGCTACAAGCTCCTGGACGCCCCCAACGACCTGGTGCGGGGCCCGATCTCCCGCACGCTGTGCGCGGGGTTCAACCGCTCGACGCTACTGGTCAACCCCAGTCAGCCCGACGCGAGTTCCGCGAACTTCCACCAGGACGCGGTGACCGACCAGTACGCGCGCTTCATCCACGCGCAGACTGCGGACGGTAACGCGTACGCGTTCGCCTTCGACGACGTCGGCCACCACGAGTCACTGGTCCACGACGGCAGCCCGCAGCAGGCAGCACTCCTTCTCGATTCCTTCAGCTGA
- a CDS encoding sigma-70 family RNA polymerase sigma factor produces MLGSREAANDRERTVAQDAVPSDEELTRQLKDGYGSGTANPAAGDILYRRHREAALAYAHRCCRDSHDAEDLVSEAFIRTFQAVRSGAGPQGAWRPYLLTVVRHTAIEWGAGDRKALLTADFESWWQQSAAGTDPQQHLLASEDRQLLVRSFNTLPERWQAVLWHTLVENDSLPEVAALLGITPSGVTSLAFRAREGLREAYLHAHVDSVGDERCRHFSAMIGAAIRRSGAVRSRDLARHLADCDSCSRAYTELLDLNATMRTAVPAGL; encoded by the coding sequence GTGCTGGGCTCTCGCGAAGCCGCGAACGACCGGGAACGCACGGTGGCGCAGGACGCCGTGCCCTCCGACGAGGAGCTCACCCGGCAGCTCAAGGACGGCTACGGCTCAGGCACGGCCAACCCGGCCGCGGGTGACATCCTCTACCGCAGGCACCGTGAGGCCGCGCTCGCGTACGCGCACCGGTGCTGCCGTGACTCGCACGACGCCGAGGACCTGGTGTCGGAGGCGTTCATCCGCACGTTCCAGGCGGTGCGTTCCGGGGCCGGCCCGCAGGGGGCCTGGCGGCCGTATCTGCTCACGGTCGTGCGTCATACGGCCATCGAGTGGGGTGCGGGTGACCGCAAGGCGCTGCTGACGGCGGACTTCGAGTCGTGGTGGCAGCAGTCGGCGGCCGGTACCGATCCGCAGCAGCATCTGCTGGCCAGCGAGGACCGGCAGTTGCTCGTGCGCAGTTTCAACACGCTGCCCGAGCGCTGGCAGGCCGTTCTGTGGCACACGCTCGTGGAGAACGATTCCCTGCCGGAGGTCGCCGCGCTGCTGGGCATCACTCCGAGTGGTGTCACGTCGTTGGCGTTCCGGGCCCGTGAGGGGCTGCGCGAGGCCTATCTGCACGCGCATGTCGACAGTGTGGGCGACGAACGGTGCCGTCACTTCAGTGCCATGATCGGTGCGGCGATACGGCGCAGCGGCGCTGTCCGCAGCCGTGACCTGGCGCGGCATCTGGCGGACTGCGATTCCTGTTCGCGGGCCTACACCGAGCTGCTCGACCTCAACGCGACGATGCGCACGGCGGTCCCCGCCGGGTTGTGA
- a CDS encoding DUF4142 domain-containing protein — protein MRTFVRRPALGASVGFRYTTGTVLVIGALAVTLVALLIPMQKFGGQNSAVAAPPFTDDGLGIVNTQYGPLTPLDRDFVRRVRLAGLWEGPAGHQAQQRGTQESVRTAGLHLIDGHAELDARVLQVGQALHIDLPNQPNSDQQGWLAQMDAATGAQYDRLWVNLLRRAHGKVFALVAQVRGQTRNSMVRSLASRANTVVLDHISVLEETGLVDFGALADGASSPSGKPVVTVTASASTPLQRSEVK, from the coding sequence GTGCGGACATTCGTCCGGCGACCCGCCCTCGGCGCGTCCGTCGGTTTCCGGTACACCACGGGAACCGTCCTCGTCATCGGTGCCCTCGCGGTGACGCTCGTGGCGCTGCTGATCCCCATGCAGAAGTTCGGCGGTCAGAATTCCGCGGTGGCCGCTCCTCCGTTCACGGACGACGGCCTCGGGATCGTGAACACGCAGTACGGGCCGCTGACCCCGCTGGACCGGGATTTCGTCCGTAGGGTCCGGCTCGCCGGGCTGTGGGAGGGGCCCGCGGGCCATCAGGCGCAGCAGCGCGGTACGCAGGAATCGGTCAGGACCGCGGGGCTGCATCTCATCGACGGGCACGCCGAGTTGGATGCGCGCGTGCTCCAGGTGGGCCAGGCGCTCCACATCGATCTGCCCAACCAGCCGAACTCGGACCAGCAGGGCTGGCTCGCCCAGATGGATGCCGCCACGGGAGCCCAGTACGACCGGCTCTGGGTCAATCTTCTGCGCCGCGCGCACGGGAAGGTGTTCGCGCTCGTGGCGCAGGTTCGGGGGCAGACCCGTAACTCCATGGTCCGCTCCCTGGCCAGCAGGGCCAACACCGTGGTCCTCGACCACATCTCGGTTCTCGAGGAAACCGGGCTCGTCGATTTCGGCGCGCTCGCTGACGGGGCCTCCTCGCCCTCCGGGAAGCCAGTGGTCACCGTCACGGCTTCCGCTTCGACTCCGCTACAACGAAGTGAAGTGAAGTGA
- a CDS encoding methyltransferase, translating to MTTTPSTAPVPTAPASAITPHAGMRLRELVFGAACAAAVRAAARLRVADALGDTPTTVEELAQEVNAEPKPLRRLLRALSCYGLFAETEDGRFTHTEMSRLLREDSPDSLRYISLWCTEPWTWDAWPLLDDAVRSGKDVFPELYGKNFFDYLHTDASESAVVFDRAMSSSSRQSAEDLAEFVDLTGVSSVADIGGGQGLALACLLEKNPELSGTLLDLPKVIANADPRLRDGGPLAGRVRLVPGDCRNEIPVQADLYIIKNILEWDDASTRATLANIVRAARPGARVLVVENLVDDSPSMRFTTAMDLLLLLNVGGAKHSKVSMAALMEEAGLSVGEIRPVNPYLHAFEAVVPV from the coding sequence ATGACGACCACACCTTCCACCGCACCCGTCCCGACGGCACCCGCGTCCGCCATCACCCCGCACGCCGGCATGCGCCTGCGGGAACTCGTGTTCGGCGCTGCCTGCGCCGCGGCCGTCCGCGCCGCGGCCCGGCTGAGGGTCGCGGACGCCCTGGGCGACACCCCCACGACGGTCGAGGAACTGGCCCAGGAGGTCAACGCGGAGCCCAAGCCGCTGCGCCGGCTGCTCCGCGCGCTGTCGTGCTACGGGCTGTTCGCGGAGACGGAGGACGGGCGCTTCACGCACACCGAGATGTCGCGGCTGCTGCGCGAGGACTCCCCCGACAGCCTCCGGTACATCTCGCTGTGGTGCACGGAGCCGTGGACCTGGGACGCGTGGCCGCTGCTCGACGACGCGGTCCGGTCCGGCAAGGACGTCTTCCCCGAGCTGTACGGCAAGAACTTCTTCGACTACCTGCACACCGACGCGAGCGAGTCGGCCGTGGTGTTCGACCGGGCGATGTCGTCGTCCAGCCGGCAGTCCGCCGAGGACCTCGCCGAGTTCGTCGACCTCACCGGGGTGTCGAGCGTCGCGGACATCGGCGGCGGCCAGGGGCTGGCGCTCGCCTGTCTGCTGGAGAAGAACCCGGAGCTGAGCGGGACCCTGCTCGACCTCCCCAAGGTGATCGCGAACGCGGACCCGCGGCTGCGGGACGGCGGGCCGCTGGCCGGGCGGGTCCGGCTCGTCCCGGGCGACTGCCGCAACGAGATCCCCGTCCAGGCGGACCTGTACATCATCAAGAACATCCTGGAGTGGGACGACGCCAGCACCCGCGCCACGCTGGCCAACATCGTCAGGGCCGCGCGCCCCGGCGCCCGGGTGCTGGTCGTCGAGAACCTGGTCGACGACAGCCCGTCGATGCGGTTCACCACCGCCATGGACCTGCTGCTGCTCCTGAACGTCGGGGGCGCGAAGCACTCCAAGGTCAGCATGGCCGCCCTGATGGAGGAGGCCGGGCTTTCGGTCGGCGAGATCCGCCCGGTCAACCCCTACCTGCACGCGTTCGAGGCCGTCGTCCCCGTCTAA
- a CDS encoding helix-turn-helix domain-containing protein produces the protein MNEVEMCELLNRIWSLPRGEWTRVLRKELPSLADEMVEALRHEIPGFADLLQDMGRESVRQGLEEALLTALGYRKPPKDEDIPQELPTTAAPLDRSRQELFNALTGATEVPDAVLPELARRAGWPLPDTVRAVAVSSPGEAHQLAATLDDCLVGMGGDGPCLLIPSPDPDTRGALEAALRGRSTAVGHSVPVRDAASSLRWARRLLTLTPTPGGPDARPVFVDDHLSTLLLLQDEPLAKALAARWLRPLAGLTPRQSERLEVTLLAWLEGGGAPEAAKALSVHPQTVRYRMRQLEKLFGQGLRDPRTRFELEMALRSRRLMAEIGRRSSRVTRRARTVAVGFRPLVVAREARVNGL, from the coding sequence CCCCCGTGGCGAATGGACTCGCGTTCTGCGCAAGGAACTCCCGTCACTGGCAGATGAGATGGTCGAGGCGCTTCGGCATGAAATTCCCGGCTTCGCCGACCTTCTCCAGGACATGGGCCGCGAATCGGTCAGGCAGGGGCTCGAAGAAGCCCTGCTGACGGCTCTCGGCTACCGGAAGCCACCGAAGGACGAAGACATCCCCCAGGAGCTGCCCACCACCGCGGCACCCCTCGACCGGTCACGCCAGGAGCTGTTCAACGCACTGACCGGTGCCACCGAGGTACCGGACGCAGTCCTCCCGGAACTGGCCCGCAGAGCCGGCTGGCCACTGCCCGACACCGTCCGGGCCGTCGCCGTCAGCTCCCCCGGCGAGGCCCACCAACTGGCGGCGACCCTGGACGACTGCCTGGTCGGCATGGGCGGCGACGGACCGTGCCTGCTGATACCGAGCCCCGACCCGGACACCCGCGGCGCACTGGAGGCCGCCCTGCGCGGCCGCTCCACCGCCGTCGGACACTCCGTCCCGGTACGTGACGCCGCATCGTCACTGCGCTGGGCACGACGCCTGCTGACCCTGACCCCCACCCCCGGAGGACCCGACGCCCGGCCCGTCTTCGTCGACGACCACCTCTCCACCCTGCTGCTCCTCCAGGACGAACCCCTGGCCAAGGCGTTGGCGGCCCGCTGGCTGCGGCCGCTCGCAGGACTGACACCACGCCAGAGCGAACGGCTGGAAGTGACCCTGCTGGCCTGGCTCGAAGGCGGCGGCGCACCGGAGGCGGCGAAAGCCCTGAGTGTGCACCCCCAAACGGTGCGCTACCGCATGCGCCAGCTGGAGAAGCTGTTCGGACAGGGACTGCGTGACCCCCGCACCCGCTTCGAACTGGAGATGGCCCTGCGCAGCCGCCGGCTGATGGCGGAGATAGGACGGCGCAGCTCCCGGGTCACCCGAAGGGCGCGAACCGTCGCGGTGGGCTTCCGTCCACTGGTCGTCGCACGGGAAGCACGCGTCAACGGCCTCTGA
- a CDS encoding TetR/AcrR family transcriptional regulator, which translates to MPDIKHFDPDTALERVERLFWQHGSDKASIQAVATATGLSRSSLYTTFGDKRELYLAALRRYLLHRAQPAFRELGEDGRGLPAVRDFFAGLIEARCSGEYAGWGCMVVNAHIGPEGGDPAVRALLDEHHRLLRDALRTEVEIAGRQGQLAPGVSPDAAAETLALLAYGVNLRSRGGADAETLLGTVQAALALLGRREHGR; encoded by the coding sequence ATGCCCGACATCAAGCACTTCGATCCGGACACGGCGCTGGAGCGCGTCGAGCGGCTGTTCTGGCAGCACGGCTCGGACAAGGCGTCGATCCAGGCCGTCGCCACCGCGACGGGCCTCAGCCGGTCCAGTCTGTACACCACCTTCGGTGACAAGCGGGAGCTCTATCTCGCCGCCCTGCGCCGCTATCTGCTCCATCGCGCGCAGCCGGCGTTCCGGGAGCTGGGGGAGGACGGGCGGGGCCTGCCCGCCGTGCGGGACTTCTTCGCCGGCCTGATCGAGGCGCGCTGCTCCGGTGAGTACGCGGGCTGGGGCTGCATGGTCGTCAACGCCCACATCGGCCCCGAGGGCGGCGATCCCGCGGTCCGCGCCCTGCTGGACGAACACCACCGGCTGCTGCGGGACGCGCTGCGCACGGAAGTTGAGATCGCCGGCCGTCAGGGGCAGCTCGCCCCGGGGGTTTCCCCGGACGCCGCCGCTGAGACGCTGGCGCTGCTCGCCTACGGCGTGAACCTGCGGTCGCGCGGCGGAGCCGACGCGGAGACGCTGCTCGGCACCGTCCAGGCGGCCCTCGCACTGCTCGGCCGGCGGGAGCACGGGCGCTAA